The sequence CTTCGCCGCGCAGGGCGTGATCTCCGGTGCCTACGACATGGCCCTGGCCTGCGGGGTCGAGTCGATGGGGCGGGTCCCGATGGGCTCGGCGACGCTCCCCGGAGACAGCCACGGCACCCGGATCAACGCCCGCTACCCGGACGGGCTGATCTCGCAGGGCATCAGCGCCGAACTGATCGGCGCGCGGCGCGGCCTCGGCCGCGCCGAGCTGGACGAGTTCGCCCTCGCCAGCCACCAGCGCGCCGCCGCCGCGGCCCGGGACGGCCTTTTCACCCCGGAGATCGCGCCGGTGAAGGTCACCGGGCCGGACGGGTCGGTCGTCGAGTTCTCCGCCGACGAGGGCATCCGCCCGGCGTCGGACACCCGGGCCCTCGCGGGTCTGCGCCCGGCGTTCTACGACGAGGCCACCGCCGCGCGCTTCCCGGAGATCGGCTGGAACGTGACGGCCGGCAACGCCTCGCAGATCAGCGACGGTTCCGCCGCGCTGCTGATCACCACCTCGGAGCGGGCCCGTGAGCTGGGACTGCGGCCCCTCGCCCGACTGCACAGCTTCGCCGTCGTCGGCGACGACCCGTTCCTCATGCTGCGCGGTGTCATCCCGGCCACCCGCCGGGTGCTGGAGCGCTCCGGGCTGAGCCTGGACGACATCGACCTGTTCGAGGTGAACGAGGCCTTCGCCGCCGTCGTGCTGGACTGGCGCGCCGAGATCGGCGCCCCGGCGGAGAAGGTCAACGCCCGGGGCGGCGCGATCGCGCTCGGCCATCCGCTCGGCGCCAGCGGCGCCCGGATCATGACGACCCTCGTGCACGCGCTGCACCAGACCGGCGGTCGGTTCGGACTGCAGACGATGTGCGAGGCGGGCGGCCTCGCGAACGCCACCATCATCGAGCGCCTCTGACCAGGCGCCTCTGACCAGGCACTTCTGACCAGGCACCGCCGATCGGGCGCGCGGGCGGACCGAGCGCTCCGAACAGGTTGGCGCTGCGGGTGGGCGATCGGCCGGCGCCACGGCCGATCGCCGGCCTATCCTGGGCCGGTGCCCGCTTACGAGTACCGATGCCGTGTCTGCGACGCGTCCTTCGAGGTCCGCCGCGGAATCAACAGTGACACGACCGCACCGGCACCCTGCCCGGCCGGCCACGCCGAGACCTCACGGATCTTCTCCGCGGTCGCGGTGAGCCGCGGCGCGTCCGCCCCCGCGATGGCCGCGGCCCCCGCCCCTGCCGCCGGTGGCGGCGGTTCCTGCTGCGGCGGCGGCTGCTGCGCCTGACACCCCGGCCAAGCCGATGCGTGGCGGGTGAGTGAGTCCCTGGGACTCACTCACCCGCCACGGTTTCGCAGGGGGCGGCGTGCGGGCCACGGGGGCTGCGCGCGGCCCGGCTGCGGGTACCGACGTCGACCTGCCGGTCGCGCTGGCCCCCGGCAGCAGCCGCGCGCTCCGCGTTGAGCCGCCTGGTGATGATCCGCAGCGTCTCGTCGCGTTCCCGCTCGTCGAGGCCGTCCGCCAATGTCGCCAGCAGGTCGGAGGATCCCGGCCCGCACACACCGCCCAAGGTCCCAGCCATGGCAGTCCCCTACCCAGGTCTGCCCGCCGGCACGCCTGGGCACGACGACCTGCGTGCCGCCTCGACTACCTGGGGTGACCGACCGCCCCGCGAACGACCCGACCTGTGGCCGGCGAGCAGTCGCCGGCGGCCGGCTGTCAGCCGCCGGCTGTCAGTCGCCGGCCGGCCGGTCGCGCCGGGCCCGGTTCTCGACGCGACGGGCCGTCCTGCCCCCCGTCCGCGCCAGGCCGCGGGCCGCTCGACCGGCCTCCCGCCGGCCGACGACGGCGGCGCGGCGGGCACCGGCCCGGAGCTCCTCCGTCGGGACCTGCCAGTCGACCCCCGGCCGGCCGAGCACCAGCCCCGTCGCGGCGATGAGCGTCCAGAATCCGAGGACGGCGCCCACCGCGAACAGGTCCAGCGCGCCGACCAGCGCCGAGGCGACGAGTAGCACACCCGCCCCGATCAGCCCGAACGCGACCGGATGCGCACCCACCCACCCGGTGACTCCGTTCCCGCCCCGCACCGCCACGGACCCGGCCGAGGCGGGGCGCCGCGGAACCTTGCCGGCGCCCACCTTGCCGGCGCCCACCGCGGCCGGCCGCGGCCGGCGTGCAGCGGGCGCACGCGCGCCGTCCTCGGCGACGGGGTCGGGGCGCACGCCGATCGGGCTGGGTACCTGCGGGCCGCCGAAGGGCCGGCGCCGCTGACGGGAGCGTCGTTCCAGGACAGGACCATCCATGCCAGCGTCTGTGCCCGTGCTCCGGAGCGTCATGCCTGCCTCGCCCACCGATATGCCCCCTCACCCGCGGCGTTCCTCACCCCGGTTCCCGGTTTACGGCCTCGGCGCGGCACCCCCCGCACCGCGCACCGCCAGCTCACCCACGCGACTCACCCGACGCGGGCTCGACTCGGGCTCAGTACCGGTGCGACTCGACGTGCGCGTCGTCGCGCAGCGCGCGCCAGAGCTGGCCCAGCGAGGTGAACTGGACCCCCTCGGGTGCCGCGCGGACCTCGTCGACCACCCGGTCCGGCGCGTGGTAGTGACGCAGGTGGTCCATCACCTCGTCCCGCTCGGCGGGGAAGACCGCGCGCCCGAGCCACCGGGCCAGCTCCGAACGCTCCTCGACATCGACCGTCGTCATCCCGGGCGGGGCGCTGCCGAGGACGCCGGCGCCGTCCGGGCGGGCCGCGAGCGCGGGAACGTCCTCGCCCGGTGGCTCCGGCGACCTCCACTCGTCGGCTCGGGTGTCCCGGCGGGCGCGGACGAGGCCCTCGACCTCGTGGGCCATCAGCTCGTCGCGCACGGCCCCGTGCTTGGCGCTGCCCCGATCCATCGACATGTGGCGTCCTCTTTCCTCGTGATGCCTCGTCGCGCCGGGCACCGCGCCGGTGGCGGGCGCCCCTTGTGGCATCCGGTGGCATCCGGTGGTGCCGAGCGGCCACCCGCCGCCCGGTACCACCGGTGTGTCAGGGACCTACCCGGCCTCGGCCGGTCCGCGCACTCCGGGCACGGACTTTTCGCCGCCGGACCCCACCTCCGGGTCAGGCCTAGCGCTGTCGACGCCCGGAGAGCAGGTCACGGGCCCGGTCGGCCATGCCCGTCCCGACCCCGAGGAGGACGTTGAACGGCGGCCGGTCGGGAGCCGCCGGGTGCGGGCGGGTCGGCACGACGACCTTCGCGCCCTCGACGAGCTCGGCGAGCCGGCGGCGCTCCGCGGCGGGCATGAGCCGGCGCAGCCGCGGGAACCAGTCCTTCTCCTCCTCACGCACGTGGCCCCGGATCACCCGCATCAGGTCGCGCACCAACGGGTCGAACTCGGCGTCCATCGGCTTGCACCGCTCCAGCCGGTGCATGATCCGCTCGGCCTCGGAGTGCTCGGCGATCTCCCGGTCGATGACCGCCGGGCCGTCCGGGAGGACGAGCCGGGCCCGCGGGTAGACGTACATCTCCTCGGCCTCGGCGTGCCGGACGAGCTCGATGACGATGTTGGTGATCAGGCGCCTGCGCTCGGCCGGCGACGGCGTCCCCTCGTAGTCGCGGAACCACCGCTCGACCCGCGCGTGGTCAGCGGTCAGCACATCGACGACGTCTCGCTCAGGCATGTCATGCCTCTCGGTAGGTGTGTCCCTCAACGGATGCGCGTTGCACCGATGGAGTTCCCCTCCGCGACGGAACTAGCACTCACGGCGACTAAACGGAGGCCGGCACCGCCGGCGCCGGGTCGAGCCGGGCACCCACCTCGTACAGCGCGAACGCCTTCCCGATCACCGGACGGGCCACGTTGCGCACCGGGACCCCGCCGGCCGTCCGCCCCCTCTCCGTCCCCCCGTGGGCGTGCCCGTGCAGCGCCAGCTGGGCGCCGCCGGCGTCCACCGCCTCCGCCAGGTGGTAGCTGCCGAGGAAGGGGAAGATCTCTGGTCGCTCGCCCGCGAGGGTGTCCGGGACGGGCGCGTAATGAGTGAGAGCCACCCGCACGTCGCACTCCAGGCTCTCCAGGGCGGTTCGCAGACCGGCGCTCACCTCCTTGGTGTGCCGGACGAACGCCTTCATCAGCGGCTCGCCGAAGTCGCTGCCGCTGGCACCCGCGAAGCCTCCGCCGAAGCCCTTGACCCCGGCGACGCCGAGGCGGCACCCGCCCGCCCGCGGCCCACCGACCCGCACCAGCGCCGCGGAGCCCTCAAGCACCTCGACACCGGCCTGCCCCAGCACGGCGGCCACCTCGTCGGCACGGTCGCTGTGATGGTCGTGGTTACCGAGGACGGCGATCACCGGGATCTCCGACGCGGCGAGCTCGGCCGCGGCCACCTCGGCCTCGGACACCCGTCCGTGCTGGGTCAGGTCACCGGCGACGAGCAGGACGTCAGCCAGGTCGCCGATCCCGGCCAGGCACGGCGCGAAGGACCCGCGCGAGTCGGTACCCAGGTGGATGTCCCCGACCGCGGCGATCCGGATCACGACACACTCTCCATCGTCGACGGTGAGTCGCGCTTCGACACGACGACGTCGTTGCGGACGGGCCGGCCGGGCACCGCGTCGGCCAGCACCGCGTCGACCGCGCGGCGGCGGCCCTCGGTGGCCACCTCCCCGCGCACGGTGATCCCCTCCGGGCCGACGGCGACGTCCAGGCCGAGCTCGGCGACCCGCGGATCCTCCGCCAGGCGCTCGTGCAGGTCACCGGCCAGGTACTCCGCCGGCTCGTTGACGTCCAGGACGGTGACCGGCTCGCCGCCGCCCACGGCGGGCGGTGGGATCAGCTTCAGCCGGGTGGCGACCAGCAGCGCGGCCTCGGCGAACGGCGACTCGGCGGTGGCCCGGCGGACCTGCTCCCAGTCGACCTGCTCGCGCATCGCGCGGATCATGGGGATCACCCGGCCGAGGTCGCAGTACCGCTCGTCGAGGGCGAGCAGGGTCATCTCGAACCAGTCGGTGGCGTCGAGGACGGGCATCCGGACCGAGTCGACGGACATCTCGCTCGAGCGGGCCAGCATCTGGTCGGTGACCGCCCGACCGACCGGATGGTGGATCAGGTCGACCAGGACGTCGCCGTCGAAGACCTTGGTCAGCCAGTCCTCGGGCGGGTCCACCGGGCGCAGCCCACCCGCGCAGAGGACCTCCACGGCGCGCGGGACGTCCGCCTCGCGGAGCATGAAGTCCACGTCGTGCACGGGCTCCGGCCCGCCGCGGGCCCAGCACGCGTAGCTGCCGCCGAGCGCGAAGGGGATCTCC comes from Parafrankia discariae and encodes:
- a CDS encoding thiolase family protein, producing MRDAVVVEAVRTPIGRGRANGSLAPVHPIDLLAHSISAAVERSGVDPALIDDVIAGCVTQSGEQAANIARWATLAAGLPESVPGTTVDRQCGSSQQAVHFAAQGVISGAYDMALACGVESMGRVPMGSATLPGDSHGTRINARYPDGLISQGISAELIGARRGLGRAELDEFALASHQRAAAAARDGLFTPEIAPVKVTGPDGSVVEFSADEGIRPASDTRALAGLRPAFYDEATAARFPEIGWNVTAGNASQISDGSAALLITTSERARELGLRPLARLHSFAVVGDDPFLMLRGVIPATRRVLERSGLSLDDIDLFEVNEAFAAVVLDWRAEIGAPAEKVNARGGAIALGHPLGASGARIMTTLVHALHQTGGRFGLQTMCEAGGLANATIIERL
- a CDS encoding FmdB family zinc ribbon protein; translation: MPAYEYRCRVCDASFEVRRGINSDTTAPAPCPAGHAETSRIFSAVAVSRGASAPAMAAAPAPAAGGGGSCCGGGCCA
- a CDS encoding rhomboid family intramembrane serine protease; the encoded protein is MDGPVLERRSRQRRRPFGGPQVPSPIGVRPDPVAEDGARAPAARRPRPAAVGAGKVGAGKVPRRPASAGSVAVRGGNGVTGWVGAHPVAFGLIGAGVLLVASALVGALDLFAVGAVLGFWTLIAATGLVLGRPGVDWQVPTEELRAGARRAAVVGRREAGRAARGLARTGGRTARRVENRARRDRPAGD
- a CDS encoding DUF2795 domain-containing protein; translated protein: MSMDRGSAKHGAVRDELMAHEVEGLVRARRDTRADEWRSPEPPGEDVPALAARPDGAGVLGSAPPGMTTVDVEERSELARWLGRAVFPAERDEVMDHLRHYHAPDRVVDEVRAAPEGVQFTSLGQLWRALRDDAHVESHRY
- a CDS encoding hemerythrin domain-containing protein; this encodes MPERDVVDVLTADHARVERWFRDYEGTPSPAERRRLITNIVIELVRHAEAEEMYVYPRARLVLPDGPAVIDREIAEHSEAERIMHRLERCKPMDAEFDPLVRDLMRVIRGHVREEEKDWFPRLRRLMPAAERRRLAELVEGAKVVVPTRPHPAAPDRPPFNVLLGVGTGMADRARDLLSGRRQR
- a CDS encoding metallophosphoesterase family protein; the encoded protein is MIRIAAVGDIHLGTDSRGSFAPCLAGIGDLADVLLVAGDLTQHGRVSEAEVAAAELAASEIPVIAVLGNHDHHSDRADEVAAVLGQAGVEVLEGSAALVRVGGPRAGGCRLGVAGVKGFGGGFAGASGSDFGEPLMKAFVRHTKEVSAGLRTALESLECDVRVALTHYAPVPDTLAGERPEIFPFLGSYHLAEAVDAGGAQLALHGHAHGGTERGRTAGGVPVRNVARPVIGKAFALYEVGARLDPAPAVPASV
- a CDS encoding nucleotidyltransferase family protein, whose translation is MTLKEAEIPFALGGSYACWARGGPEPVHDVDFMLREADVPRAVEVLCAGGLRPVDPPEDWLTKVFDGDVLVDLIHHPVGRAVTDQMLARSSEMSVDSVRMPVLDATDWFEMTLLALDERYCDLGRVIPMIRAMREQVDWEQVRRATAESPFAEAALLVATRLKLIPPPAVGGGEPVTVLDVNEPAEYLAGDLHERLAEDPRVAELGLDVAVGPEGITVRGEVATEGRRRAVDAVLADAVPGRPVRNDVVVSKRDSPSTMESVS